GCTGGTTGAGCGAGAAGCCTAAAAGGTTCATTGCAATAAGACCAAGGGCCAGGGAGAGTGGAATGGAAATCATTACGATCAGCGATGGTCTGAAGCCCAAAGGCAACAGGGTAACCACCACTAATAGTATGGCCAATCCAAAATCAAAGCCCAAGTGCCCTAGCCGCTTTGATACCATATCTGCCTGGTCAAAATTTTTAACCATTTTAATGTTCTGAGGCAAGGTTTGGGAAAATTGTTCCAATACTGGAGTATACTCTTTCTTAACCTGACTGATATCCACGTTGTTCTTCATCGAAGAGGTAACCAATATACAGCGCTGTCCGTTGATCCGGGTAATGTGGTTAATCGTGCCGTCCATATAGCTCACATGGGCCACATCCTTCAGGTATATTATTTTTCCATTGGCATTATAAATGATCGTATTCGCCACATCTTCAATATTTTTGAATTTGCCACTGGTCTTTACGTTAAAGACCTTACTGTCCATATTGATACTTCCTCCCGGAATGTCGGCTGCCTCGCTTTGTAGGCTACCTATAACCAGGTTCAATGGTATTTTTAGCTGGGCCAGTTTATCGAGTTGCATGTCGATGCGGATTTCCTGCTCTGGCATTCCAGTATACTTTACCTCTCTCAGATTGGTGATCTTTTCCAGCTGGGTTTTCAATTTGTCTGCATTGTCGCGCAATATTTTGGACGAAGCGGTGTTTGAGATCAGCGCAACCTGAATAATCTTTACGTCTGATGAGGCAATTTTTTCGGTCTTGATCTGATAAATGTCTTTTGGAAGCTCGCCGTTTTTCAGCGCATTGATTTCCGTTGATATTTCCTGATACTTGTTATCCACATCAACCCCATACTTGAACTTGATCTGTATCGCTGCTACACCATCTTCAACCGTGGTCAGGATCTTATCGATATTCTCCAGGCTATAGATCTTATTTTCTATGGGCTTTACCACTTGTTCTTCCATATCCTTCGGACTGGTGCCTGGGTAGATAACCGTTACCAGATATTGCGGAGGGTGGGTAGTCGGATCCTCTGAGCGGGGCATGGTAAAGAGCGTAAGCAATCCTACCACTGCCACAAGCACAAATATGATCAGGGTAAACTGGTAGTTCTTTACAGCAAAATTTGTAATTTTCATCTCGTGGTTTTTATTTGATAATTTTTACGGTTGACTGTTCGTTGAGGTAGGCACTGTTAGAAATAACTATGCGATCTATTCCTTCCAGTTTATCTTTTAGGTAAACATTTTTATTGTCAAACTTCAGGATGGTTACCGGCACTTTTCTAACGCTGTTTGTACCCTTAGGAGTAAAGATGTAACCTGTCTCTCCATCTGCCTCTACAAGGGCGCTAAAGGGAATTACGGTCCTGTTTTCAGAAGTATTGGTTTCGATTTCCGCCTTCCCGAACATGCCAATTGCAGGTTTCAGATTGCCCATCTGGAGTTTCAGTTCTACCTGAAAAGATCCTATAGCGGCATCAGCAGATTGAAGTTTACGCAGTACCGTTGCCTGGAATGGCTGTTCGGGATATCCATCAAGATAAACAACAGCCCGTTGCCCTGCACTGATTCCTGCCCACTCCAGGTCAGTTACCCCAACCTTTAACAGGTAGCTATCACTTTTTTGGGTTGAGCCCGTCATCAGCACCGGCATTCCGCCACCAATCACTTCGCCTACACTGGCAACCTTTTTGGTTACAAAACCATCAGAGGCCGCATAGATCCTGGCATAACGCTGATTGAAGGCAGTTGCCTCGCTTGTTTTTTTTGCAACATCCAATGCCGTTTTGGTATTCTGCAGTTGTTCCAGCGTAAAAACGCTGTCTTTGTAAAGATTAACTGCCCTGGCATAGTCACGAGCGGCCTTATCTACACCAAGATTCGCTTGGGCCAGACCAGCCGCAATCTCGGTGGTATTCAGGGTGGCCAGCAATTGCCCCTTTTTAAAAAATTGTCCCTCATCTACCAGGATGCTGCTGATTACCCCGCCAATTTTGAAGGAATAGTTCGCTTCATTTTCGGTACCTACCAGTCCAGTGACCTGAATGGAATTTGTTATCCCAAAAGAAGAAATGAGCGCAACCTTTACAGAGATGATATCTGGCTGGCCAAGGGGATTTGTATTTTTTGGTTTTTCTTTGCAAGCGAACAATAGTGATGTAAGCGCAATAAGTGTGAGTTGTGTCTTGTTCATGATATTTATTGTATGTTGAAACTAGCGTTGGCGCGTTCGATAGCGGTAAGGGATATCCAGGTGTCAAATAGGGCAATGTTGGATTGAAGCTGCGCATCTACCCATTGGTTCTGGGCATCAAGCAGCTCTATATAAATGGCCATTCCCTCTTTGTAGAGCTTGGTCATGTCATTATAATAGGTCTGACTGGTTTTGAGTTGCGATTGGGCTGCCCGGTACTGAGCTGAAGCGCTTTGCAGGTTTGCCCTGCGCACGTTCAGTTCGGTAAGCAGTTGCTGCGTAACATGATCGGCCTGTGCCGACACAGCCCGTTCACTGGCGATAGCCTGTTTTATCTTATAACTGTTCCGTCCTGAGGAGAACAGGTTCCATTCCAATGAAACGCCCAATAGATAATATCTGCTTTTCTGGTTAAACTTCCAGTCAAAGGCCTGGGAACCCAGATCGAGCGAAGTGCCAACTTTAGGTATGAGATAAGATTTGGCAAGGCCGGTAAGGTTTTTATTTATTCCTTTGGCAATCTCAAGCTTCGCCAGTTCCTCACGGCCATTAACATCATTAAGCAACAGATTATCCTGGGCGGGCAGTAATGGAACATCATCGGTCAGAATGGGATCCGTTAATGGCCTGTTCAGTAGAAAGTTGAAATAATAACGGGCAGATTCCTCTGTTTTTTGGGCAGTAGTAAGCGATGCGTTTATTTTTGACACCTCGTTCTGGCTACGGATCACGGCTGTACGGTTGATCTTGTTGTTCTCAAAGAGTTTCCGGTTTACCCTTTCACCTTCTTCGAGCAGTTTCAGAAAGGATTGATAGATCCTTATGGCATTGGTGGCTTTAAGATAGTTATAATATGCCGTCTTGATTTCTTTGACCAGTTCGCGTTTATACATCAGTATTTCCGCTTTCTGCAGGTCTACTTGTTGTGCTTTGATCCTTTTGTTGTATACCAGTTCGGCATTCAGGATGGGAAGACTGGTGCGGAACTTGGCATCGTAGAAATTATCGGGATTGAGCAGTATACTCTGGTTCTCCAGCTGGGGGAAAGAGTTACTTCCTGTGAGCTGGTTCAACGTGGCGTAGGTGGCATTAAAAAGATCGCCTGTAGGAAAATCAATTGTTCTGCCTCCGTCGGCTTTCGTATAAGTTGTAGAAAAGGTTACGCTGGGCAGGAACATGCTTTTTGCCTCTTGTAG
The nucleotide sequence above comes from Pedobacter riviphilus. Encoded proteins:
- a CDS encoding efflux RND transporter periplasmic adaptor subunit — protein: MNKTQLTLIALTSLLFACKEKPKNTNPLGQPDIISVKVALISSFGITNSIQVTGLVGTENEANYSFKIGGVISSILVDEGQFFKKGQLLATLNTTEIAAGLAQANLGVDKAARDYARAVNLYKDSVFTLEQLQNTKTALDVAKKTSEATAFNQRYARIYAASDGFVTKKVASVGEVIGGGMPVLMTGSTQKSDSYLLKVGVTDLEWAGISAGQRAVVYLDGYPEQPFQATVLRKLQSADAAIGSFQVELKLQMGNLKPAIGMFGKAEIETNTSENRTVIPFSALVEADGETGYIFTPKGTNSVRKVPVTILKFDNKNVYLKDKLEGIDRIVISNSAYLNEQSTVKIIK
- a CDS encoding TolC family protein, producing the protein MINYLRNLPTIYRLTIVQLSVILLPLGLSAQNRLNDYISQGLASNQSIKEQNFLLEKNIYALQEAKSMFLPSVTFSTTYTKADGGRTIDFPTGDLFNATYATLNQLTGSNSFPQLENQSILLNPDNFYDAKFRTSLPILNAELVYNKRIKAQQVDLQKAEILMYKRELVKEIKTAYYNYLKATNAIRIYQSFLKLLEEGERVNRKLFENNKINRTAVIRSQNEVSKINASLTTAQKTEESARYYFNFLLNRPLTDPILTDDVPLLPAQDNLLLNDVNGREELAKLEIAKGINKNLTGLAKSYLIPKVGTSLDLGSQAFDWKFNQKSRYYLLGVSLEWNLFSSGRNSYKIKQAIASERAVSAQADHVTQQLLTELNVRRANLQSASAQYRAAQSQLKTSQTYYNDMTKLYKEGMAIYIELLDAQNQWVDAQLQSNIALFDTWISLTAIERANASFNIQ